A part of Liolophura sinensis isolate JHLJ2023 chromosome 1, CUHK_Ljap_v2, whole genome shotgun sequence genomic DNA contains:
- the LOC135482038 gene encoding uncharacterized protein LOC135482038 — protein sequence MAGNRAPSLILHYHEKSSSDIVVQEVCVPQSGSVKCTYYCCICWNAGKNGSGYCGIQDHPDGKCYIFSIWDPHNSSEPIKAVYKGPGTWAQRFDGEGTGLKSMNFDLGWETDQWYTAVIRRWDHEGHTRFGFWIHDQTSEKWTHLITMDFPEAGYFFNHVSSFLEDWHGNGHSIRCVKYKNGLKRKCDFSWCRLRSASFYANQEDACKNYNDNFNASVNSECYFLQSGYMTCPEEGLGPSKDLFCDCQDGPCTVSPSQATTQFTIELLTRSQITWHVRQRETPQFKYTVKDGDKILASDVDSEARTCHVDLSHVSNVTLALEDILGRETSLTMGLTSKPKGCTS from the coding sequence ATGGCCGGAAACAGAGCGCCATCTCTCATTTTGCATTATCATGAGAAGTCCTCATCTGACATAGTCGTCCAGGAAGTCTGTGTACCCCAAAGTGGATCAGTCAAATGTACTTATTACTGCTGCATATGCTGGAACGCCGGTAAGAATGGATCCGGCTACTGTGGAATACAGGACCATCCCGATGggaaatgttatattttctcCATCTGGGATCCACATAATTCCAGCGAGCCGATTAAAGCTGTATACAAAGGCCCTGGAACGTGGGCACAGCGATTTGATGGAGAAGGCACAGGTCTGAAGTCGATGAACTTTGACCTGGGATGGGAAACTGATCAATGGTACACTGCTGTCATCCGACGTTGGGATCACGAAGGTCACACTAGGTTTGGATTCTGGATTCACGatcaaacttcagaaaaatGGACTCATCTAATTACAATGGACTTTCCCGAAGCTGGCTATTTTTTTAACCATGTCAGTAGTTTCCTTGAAGATTGGCATGGAAATGGCCATTCCATTCGATGCGTGAAGTACAAGAACGGGTTAAAAAGAAAATGCGATTTCTCATGGTGTCGACTTCGTTCAGCATCCTTCTATGCAAATCAAGAGGACGCCTGCAAAAACTACAATGATAATTTTAACGCGTCTGTAAACTCCGAGTGTTACTTTTTACAGAGTGGTTACATGACTTGTCCAGAGGAAGGGTTGGGCCCGTCCAAAGACCTTTTCTGTGACTGTCAGGATGGACCCTGTACCGTTTCACCTTCCCAAGCCACTACACAGTTCACCATCGAATTACTAACTAGATCCCAGATAACTTGGCACGTTCGTCAACGCGAAACCCCGCAGTTCAAATATACCGTTAAAGACGGCGACAAAATATTGGCTTCAGACGTGGACTCGGAGGCAAGAACGTGCCACGTGGATTTATCGCATGTCTCCAACGTTACACTTGCCCTGGAGGACATTCTTGGTCGAGAAACCTCTTTAACGATGGGTTTGACCTCCAAGCCCAAGGGATGTACGTCGTGA